A genomic region of Rhodospirillales bacterium contains the following coding sequences:
- a CDS encoding (deoxy)nucleoside triphosphate pyrophosphohydrolase encodes MPEKPVVLVAAAALIDTDGRVLLAQRPEGKAMAGLWEFPGGKVHEGETPEYALMRELEEELGIETRPCCFSPVAFASHDYDDFHLLMPVFACRMWKGIVTPREGQALKWLLPRDLGNDPMPDADIPLVSQLQLVL; translated from the coding sequence ATGCCGGAAAAGCCTGTGGTGCTGGTCGCCGCCGCCGCCCTGATTGATACGGACGGGCGCGTGCTGTTGGCGCAGCGTCCGGAGGGCAAAGCAATGGCCGGGCTGTGGGAATTTCCCGGCGGCAAGGTACATGAGGGGGAGACACCCGAATATGCCTTGATGCGCGAACTGGAAGAGGAACTGGGTATTGAAACGCGCCCGTGTTGCTTTTCTCCCGTGGCTTTCGCGTCCCATGACTATGACGACTTTCATTTGTTAATGCCGGTTTTTGCCTGCCGGATGTGGAAGGGAATCGTAACGCCGCGCGAAGGGCAGGCACTTAAATGGTTGCTGCCCCGTGATCTCGGTAACGATCCGATGCCCGACGCCGATATCCCGCTGGTCAGCCAGTTACAGCTTGTATTATGA